A window of the Pogona vitticeps strain Pit_001003342236 chromosome 4, PviZW2.1, whole genome shotgun sequence genome harbors these coding sequences:
- the LOC140706435 gene encoding uncharacterized protein LOC140706435 isoform X1 has protein sequence MKTLTGAKTWHLALFWTFLVPSQGLLDGLLGSGGGSGGGLLGTGGLLGTGIGGTKGLLGTGLLASGSTGGDSGKGKDTDKGGLLGTAIGGEKGLLGTGLLASGGTGGDSGKDSDKGGLLGTGLLGGGSSGGGGLLGLGGGGGGGLLGVGSLLGNTTGALLGGDSEKGGLLGGVLGEKGLLGGEGLLGGVLGEKGLLGDEGVLGGVLGEKGLLGGEGLLGGVLGEKGLLGGEGLLGGVLGEKGLLGGEGLLGGILGKDGLLGGNLLGLGGLLGGGQSKEPFKWFNALSLEIVRGSWKVLPGPEIVLNLQSKVLANFPGLLKFLSGSSVEMNITSHLAITQTKPGDLRLELKNCKDLIGGFTIQLPKGLLSSLLNGVINIAFRTILPTLVCPLFQIWFGFINIQLHILNDFVFLGLLGKLHTALSSVPFSTGQFSELDFKDKPFPGAFLDWLLKFVGSIGSRTST, from the exons ATGAAGACCTTGACCGGGGCCAAAACATGGCACCTCGCCCTCTTCTGGACCTTCCTGGTTCCATCACAAGGTCTGCTCGATGGTCTCCTTGGTTCAGGCGGTGGAAGTGGTG GAGGTCTACTTGGGACAGGAGGTCTACTTGGTACAGGCATCGGTGGCACAAAGGGTCTCCTAGGCACGGGTCTCCTCGCCTCCGGAAGTACAGGTGGTGACTCTGGCAAAGGCAAAGATACCGACAAAGGTGGACTGCTCGGTACAGCCATCGGTGGTGAAAAGGGTCTTCTGGGCACAGGTCTTCTCGCCTCTGGAGGTACAGGTGGTGACTCTGGAAAAGATTCCGACAAGGGTGGACTGCTCGGTACAGGCTTACTTGGTGGAGGTAGTAGCGGCGGAGGTGGCCTCCTTGgtcttggtggtggtggaggaggtggtcTCCTTGGCGTTGGAAGTCTTCTTGGCAATACAACTGGAGCTTTGCTTGGTGGTGACTCTGAAAAGGGTGGCCTGCTTGGAGGAGTCCTTGGGGAGAAAGGCCTCCTCGGTGGTGAAGGTCTACTTGGAGGAGTCCTTGGGGAGAAAGGCCTCCTCGGTGATGAAGGTGTACTTGGAGGAGTCCTTGGGGAGAAAGGCCTCCTTGGTGGTGAAGGTCTACTTGGAGGAGTCCTTGGGGAGAAAGGCCTCCTCGGTGGTGAAGGTCTACTTGGAGGAGTTCTTGGGGAGAAAGGCCTCCTCGGTGGTGAAGGTCTACTTGGAGGAATCCTTGGCAAAGATGGCCTTCTTGGTGGAAACTTACTTGGCCTTGGAGGTCTCCTTGGTGGTGGACAATCCAAGGAGCCTTTCAAATG GTTTAATGCTTTGAGCCTCGAGATTGTCCGAGGATCTTGGAAGGTCTTGCCTGGCCCTGAGATTGTTCTCAACCTGCAGTCAAAAGTTTTGGCTAATTTTCCAGG GCTGCTCAAGTTCCTGAGTGGGTCCTCCGTGGAGATGAACATCACCTCCCACCTGGCCATCACCCAAACCAAGCCTGGAGATCTGCGACTGGAGCTGAAAAATTGCAAAGACCTCATTGGTGGCTTCACCATCCAGCTGCCGAAAGG cctCCTGTCAAGCCTACTAAATGGTGTCATCAACATCGCCTTCCGCACCATCCTGCCTACGCTG GTGTGCCCTCTGTTTCAAATCTGGTTTGGTTTCATCAACATACAGCTCCATATTCTCAATG ATTTTGTCTTCCTTGGCCTCCTTGGGAAACTCCACACGGCTCTCTCCAGTGTGCCATTTTCGACAGGACAGTTTTCGGAGTTAGATTTCAAG GATAAACCATTCCCAGGCGCTTTCCTTGACTGGCTTCTCAAGT TCGTAGGGTCGATCGGCAGCCGGACCTCAACCTGA
- the LOC140706435 gene encoding uncharacterized protein LOC140706435 isoform X2: MKTLTGAKTWHLALFWTFLVPSQGLLDGLLGSGGGSGGGLLGTGIGGTKGLLGTGLLASGSTGGDSGKGKDTDKGGLLGTAIGGEKGLLGTGLLASGGTGGDSGKDSDKGGLLGTGLLGGGSSGGGGLLGLGGGGGGGLLGVGSLLGNTTGALLGGDSEKGGLLGGVLGEKGLLGGEGLLGGVLGEKGLLGDEGVLGGVLGEKGLLGGEGLLGGVLGEKGLLGGEGLLGGVLGEKGLLGGEGLLGGILGKDGLLGGNLLGLGGLLGGGQSKEPFKWFNALSLEIVRGSWKVLPGPEIVLNLQSKVLANFPGLLKFLSGSSVEMNITSHLAITQTKPGDLRLELKNCKDLIGGFTIQLPKGLLSSLLNGVINIAFRTILPTLVCPLFQIWFGFINIQLHILNDFVFLGLLGKLHTALSSVPFSTGQFSELDFKDKPFPGAFLDWLLKFVGSIGSRTST; the protein is encoded by the exons ATGAAGACCTTGACCGGGGCCAAAACATGGCACCTCGCCCTCTTCTGGACCTTCCTGGTTCCATCACAAGGTCTGCTCGATGGTCTCCTTGGTTCAGGCGGTGGAAGTGGTG GAGGTCTACTTGGTACAGGCATCGGTGGCACAAAGGGTCTCCTAGGCACGGGTCTCCTCGCCTCCGGAAGTACAGGTGGTGACTCTGGCAAAGGCAAAGATACCGACAAAGGTGGACTGCTCGGTACAGCCATCGGTGGTGAAAAGGGTCTTCTGGGCACAGGTCTTCTCGCCTCTGGAGGTACAGGTGGTGACTCTGGAAAAGATTCCGACAAGGGTGGACTGCTCGGTACAGGCTTACTTGGTGGAGGTAGTAGCGGCGGAGGTGGCCTCCTTGgtcttggtggtggtggaggaggtggtcTCCTTGGCGTTGGAAGTCTTCTTGGCAATACAACTGGAGCTTTGCTTGGTGGTGACTCTGAAAAGGGTGGCCTGCTTGGAGGAGTCCTTGGGGAGAAAGGCCTCCTCGGTGGTGAAGGTCTACTTGGAGGAGTCCTTGGGGAGAAAGGCCTCCTCGGTGATGAAGGTGTACTTGGAGGAGTCCTTGGGGAGAAAGGCCTCCTTGGTGGTGAAGGTCTACTTGGAGGAGTCCTTGGGGAGAAAGGCCTCCTCGGTGGTGAAGGTCTACTTGGAGGAGTTCTTGGGGAGAAAGGCCTCCTCGGTGGTGAAGGTCTACTTGGAGGAATCCTTGGCAAAGATGGCCTTCTTGGTGGAAACTTACTTGGCCTTGGAGGTCTCCTTGGTGGTGGACAATCCAAGGAGCCTTTCAAATG GTTTAATGCTTTGAGCCTCGAGATTGTCCGAGGATCTTGGAAGGTCTTGCCTGGCCCTGAGATTGTTCTCAACCTGCAGTCAAAAGTTTTGGCTAATTTTCCAGG GCTGCTCAAGTTCCTGAGTGGGTCCTCCGTGGAGATGAACATCACCTCCCACCTGGCCATCACCCAAACCAAGCCTGGAGATCTGCGACTGGAGCTGAAAAATTGCAAAGACCTCATTGGTGGCTTCACCATCCAGCTGCCGAAAGG cctCCTGTCAAGCCTACTAAATGGTGTCATCAACATCGCCTTCCGCACCATCCTGCCTACGCTG GTGTGCCCTCTGTTTCAAATCTGGTTTGGTTTCATCAACATACAGCTCCATATTCTCAATG ATTTTGTCTTCCTTGGCCTCCTTGGGAAACTCCACACGGCTCTCTCCAGTGTGCCATTTTCGACAGGACAGTTTTCGGAGTTAGATTTCAAG GATAAACCATTCCCAGGCGCTTTCCTTGACTGGCTTCTCAAGT TCGTAGGGTCGATCGGCAGCCGGACCTCAACCTGA